GGAGAAGCGTAGGAGGGAACGGGGCGGCACAGAAGGGAATCGTCCTTACTTTTCCGCTGGGCTTGTAGCACGCTCTGACGTCTACCATATTGTTCAACAAGGTGTGACTGTCATCCGCGTTGTCCAGGCCCAATTTCTCCGCGAGTTCCTCCCTCGTGCGTATCATTTCCCAGTTTGCGATATTATATCCCATAGAAGACTCTTTTGATTATCCACGGAACAGTCTGCACACGTTCGGCCTCGCGTCTTGCCTCTCGCCTCTGCGTCTCGCCTGCGTCCGCCTCGTCGTCGCACGCCGTACTCTCTAAGCCGATCAGTCGTTCGCGCAGCGAACAGTCTCTCCGCTTCTGTACCTACGCGCCGGAGAAGAACAACAACCGCTCACGACTCAGTATCATGGGGGAAAAAATGCGCCACGTGCGAACGCCACCGTCCACTCGATTTCGTAATTCACTCACTGTGAACCCGGCGGCACATGGatgcggcgcggcacggcgcggcgcggcgcggagcggagcggcgtGGCGTATCGATTCCCCGCGCGCGACGTGCGCGCAACACGTAAACACACGAAGGAAGCTCGCCGCCCCGAGAGGAGACCGGAGAAATGTCGGATCCGAGCGAgctacgccgcgccgcgttcgccAGCGACTCCAGAGCGCACCGACTCGCTCCGCGGAGTAACGACTTTATTATTTCACTCGCGGGCAGAAAGCGCGACCTTTTCGTTCGCCAGCTGCGCGTCGCGCATCGTTCATCCTCCTCCACGGTTCCCCGTGTAGAGGGATGAGCGCGACATATACAGGGTAGGCGAGAAGTGCGAGCAACGCCGCGCCGCCTCTCCCCTCCAAAATCGCGTTTCGAGGGGGCTGGATGCGTGTCAGGGttctcttgttttttttttgctgGATGCAAGGGACTGAAGGGTTGTCCTGCTAGACACCCCAGGTGTTCACCGTGATAGGATTAACGATAGTGGAAATGCCAAATGAAACTGAGCAATAGCCCTGGAAGATAATTGAACATGTAAATTGTACTTTGGTGTTTAGACTGTTAATTGCGCTGCTGTTCTGGTTTGCGTACGGTTAATTGTATGTAGGGTAGGGATAGGGACTAAGGTATGCCGCGCACTTCTCATTTGTGTACAAACAATCCAGTGTTTACAAACAACGGTAACGCTGACCGTGCGGAGTCGATGAGTGATAGTGCTGCACGTACACAGAGGAGAATTGAGATAATGAGGACTGGCTTTTACAGAGGCGTGTAACGATACTCGGCAGATTTGTAGTCGGAAAAGCGGAACCGTCCGGTGTCTGTTTTTAAACACCCTGTAGCGTACGTGTACTCGCGCCGCGTAATAACGCGTGACACGATCGGCGGACGTTCGGAACGAATTTCTGGAGGATGAGTTCCCGTTTCGCGGAACGAGGCGCGGACAGCGTCGCCGGATGGCTCGGAAATCACGCGGTCAACGTACCCACGCGACGCGGTCTTCTATGCAATTCGATTGTTTCAATCTGATGGAACACTGGCAGCCGTCACTCACCGTTTCGTCTGTGCAACACCGATTTACATATCGATTTTCGGATGAGGCGTTAACGCGCCGTGATGGAAGGCGGTCCGCTCGGGAAACGGTGTACAAAAGGCGCTCACTGGGCCGAGGGAACAAAAGTTTAACGAATAGATTCGATGCACAGCGAATACGCGATGAAAGAGTAATAACAGTGgagaattattgtaaataattcgaATGTTGGAAAGGGTAAATCGATCGTTGAATTCCAGTGTGAACTTCACTGGAGTGATTCTGTAGAGATGGAATGGATAATTGATGTTAGGTGCTTGTACCTTTCGAGGACTTAATGTgttttcgaaatagaaaaaaaatcgcGAACCGTAAAATTCTTTAAGTACCTACTGTTGCTTTGTATCGACGTTTACGGTAGCGTTGCGATTTTGTACCGCGTGACAGCAGTTTGGTGTCGCTACTGTGTCACAGTTCGTCTAAGAAAAAAACTATTGCATCGAATGAGTAGGTTATTTTGCAGGAAGAGTGTGGagaatgttttgaaatatatttgattattatcaTTTGTACTGTGATCTTGGTTACGTGAGGTAGAATTCATTCCGATGATGGGATCCGATCACACGCACAGGAGATGGAGCAATTTAAGAAAAGTATTAGAGAGATCAGGCCCCTTTTGTAGGCCAGACTTCGAGCCATCGTCGGAAACCttgcaatttttattagaaaattgtaaGATCCTTGTTGTCGGCGCCGGTGGTTTAGGATGCGAGTTACTTAAAGATTTAGCTTTGATGGGATTCAGACATATTCATATAATTGATATGGACACGATTGAATTGTCTAACCTTAACCGGTATAACTGAAAGAAATATCTATTGAGATGAATATGTAAGATTGTTGAATGTATAGAGGTTGAAGTAATGCTGGGAAATTAAAATTGCAGGCAGTTTTTATTTAGGCATAAAGATATCGGCTTGTCAAAAGCAGAAGTAGCTGCACGATTTGTGAATGCCAGAATTCCAGGCTCCGATGTTGTACCACACTGTTGCAAAATACAAGATAAAGATGAAGAATTTTACAGACAATTTCATATAGTAGTTTGTGGCTTGGATTCAATAGTTGCAAGGAGATGGATCAACGGTATGCTCCTTTCCCTTTTAATCTATGAAAACGGAGAATTAGATAAATCTAGTATTATACCGTTGATCGATGGAGGTACGGAAGGTTTTAAAGGAAATGCAAGAGTCATTTTACCTGGTCTGACTGCTTGCATTGAATGTACTTTAGACCTATATCCTCCACAGGTAAATAATCTATATATTTCTTCCTACCGATTATACTCTGTGCTATAGCTTCCTTTACTTCTAATTGCCTTTGAATATAGGTCACGTATCCATTATGTACAATAGCAAATACTCCACGTTTACCAGAGCATTGTGTAGAATATGTAAAAGTAATCCAATGGCCAAAAGAAAATCCATTTAATTGTCAGATAGATGGCGATGATCCTCaacatataaattggatttatGAAAAGTCTATTGAAAGAGCAACACAATTTGGTATACAGGGTTTAACTTACAGACTCGTTCAGGGAgtagttaaaaatattatacctGCTGTAGCATCAACCAATGCTGTTATAGCAGCAACTTGTGCTACAGAAGCATTTAAGCTTGCCAGTAGTTGCAGTGCCTCACTGAATAATTTTATGGTAATGATATAACAtcaacatataaatatttactaaataaaggGTTCAGCTTTATAATGtacttaagaaataattttctatgaaaGGTGCTGAACGATTTAGATGGAATCTATACATACACTTATGAAGCAGAGAGGAAAGAAGATTGCGTAGCATGTAGTCAAATCCCAAAGACAATAGAAATTAGTAATCTGAAATTCAAGCTAAAAGATTTGATAGAGCTTCTTTGTGAAAGAACCGacttacaaatgaaaaatccaGGTCTTACCGCTAATATTGATGGcaaaaataaaactctatatatgCAAACCGTACCAAGCATCGAGGAGAAAACTCGTGAGAACTTAACGAAAACTTTAATTGACCTTGGATTGAGAGATGGTAACGAGATAAATGTTGCTGACATTACTACGCCTAATGCAATCGTATTAAAATTAAGATTCGTTTAATCTAAGTCAGATACGTTCTAATCATAAAACTCCTTCATTTCATGGTTCACGAATTTATGACTACAAATGTCAATCGtgtatttacagtatttatatcaattttccaTCGGTTTTAAAAATGTTAGGAAGACAAAAATTTGTTCAGCAAAATCAAAAACATCTTCGATGTAGTATCGTTTTCAACGAACCTATAAAATAGGTACTACACGGtaacattgttttaatattaatttactctaaatttctgtaataaactGGTATtgctatttctttttttaagtagtattaattttcttttcctattcttaaatgtaacagaagcgaatattaaaactatgttaatttATGACATACCTGTTACATTAACAATAAAGACACGACTGCGAATACGTTTCTATATTTCtgatgtttgttttttttttctcataTTCATCAGAGGTCATATAGCATAGAAAACTTAGCTAAGTCATAATCCATAAAATTCTATCTTGTtcgattgtaatttttaatcaaagaGTGTTTCGTGTACGTTCAGAAGTAGACAGTATCTTACAGATTATGCATCAATATGCCACTATTTTGAATGAGAAAAAAGAAGTATGCACTTGTCAAAATCTATACTTATTAGCTtgtcattaaatttttaataacaatttttatatcaccatattaaattttatgttaaatatgAACTCTGTGCACAGTCCTCTTTTGCATTGTAAACACTTCAACTGGTGACCTCCGTGcaagaaaagtatttaaaatttttttacttataCCCATTGACAACTATGTTAGTATTTCATAAAAACTTTTGCAATGTTtggtatatatatttatactaagTATGGTATCAAATGCaatgaaaacattgaaattggGGCAAATGAAGGACAGTGCACGATGGCCTAAGACATCTTTTGTTTTACAAGCACACTCGGTAACATTCGACATATGCACAACTTGAGTAGAAAAAATATCTATAACAGATACATTATCTATCCTCCTTAATACAAAACTATTATtacattgttataatatttcataattttcgcTTTTTATCTTCGAAGAATAGTTTTCGTTCCTCGAATttcttgttcttttttcttttttgtttattttcctttcCACTCGAACGTGAATAACACGAGGTGCACcagtaattaaatttcaagaaCACTCACACTAAGTGCGCAACAAAATTTGCGCGGAACTGAACtgaatggaataaaattttctaacgGTTGGGAAATTCTTTGCAACGAAATACTCGTTAAGTCCATTGGCATTTCATTGTTTATACGGAATTCGAATATGAACATTGTCATTCCAATTATACAATTCAACATTAGATGTTATCATTTCTTTGTTCTTTAAACGATGTCGAGTCTCATTCACGAGACGTAAAATCCGAAAAAATTAACTAGTGCAAATCCAGCAACGGTGTCAAAGTGAATCATCGTAAATTGTTAAAATTTGGCAGTGCATTCGATAACGGTGTTTAGCTGCGATTTCGTCGAATTTCTTCTCGTTTAACGAAATTTACAAATGGACATTGTTCAATGTAATATGCTTTCGTCAGAAGgcaagaatatttaatttagaaacgAAAATCGTACTTTATTGTTGTCTCTCCTACGAAAGAAACAATATGAATGCACGTGCGATTTCACTTTCTGGCTCGGTTGATCTAACTCGCACAATACAGTCACAGAAACCGACCATTATTCTGCGAAACAAGTCCACATATTTGAAATGTAATACATCAGCTGAAAAATGTCTTATGAATAATCGTCGTTCAGTATATAATACCATGGTCCATTAAAAGATATTCCGGTATAAAAACGTAAGTGTCAATAAGTGGCGGCATAATGAGTTGGTAAGGTCCAATTTGTGTAGAGCAGAAAACTTGACACTTTTCCAACTGATTGAAATATGCGTGTTACACGAATAACAATGATTTTCAGGTGTTACATGACGCGAAGGATCACAATCTCTGAATGATGCGTTCCGATGAAGGAACAGGTACAAACGAATAATGACGTTGAATAGTGTCCAGTTTCAGCTCTGAAGCTAATAAACAGAAAGTAACATAAAGTGCACGATGTCAAAACGTCATGATAAACGCTAAAATGGATGTGTTAGGCCCTGGCGTCGACTTCCATCGCCACTTCACCTACAGATTTCACagccttctttttcttcttctttgcgGATTTCGGATTTGCTGAAGTGTATAAAAGACTCTGGAACAATAACAACCAATTAATGAGATAACATTCATTCGACAAATGAGAAGAGAATGTGATATTCCGGTTGTACCTTTAATTCGGGGTCGTCAACAACGCAATCGGACTGATAAAATTTGAGGTCAAATGGAAGTCCTGTTATTTTATGTGGCCCATTGGGCATTAATAGTACCGTAAATTTGAATTGCGCAGCAAATTCATTTGGCTTTTCGTAGAGTACCTAGAACgacaatcaaaatatttatgtattcggTACTTGAAGCGATGGAAAAGAAATCTTTTTAATTGGAAACTTACATGGAATGGCTCGATCAACCTATGACTCACACATTCCACGACCGCCATTTTTGCTTTTTTCTCATCTTCAAAAGTACGTAAGTTGAATGGCATCAAGCCGTGTTTATGAGTAACTTCAGAGTAAAACATGCGCGATGCTTTCAGTTTCAGCTGATATGTTTCCTCTGTCTTCTTAAATATCGTAACGCGAGTATCTTGTTCTCTCCCTACACCTTCACCAGTGCTCACCAGAACATCCATAGCGTATACctgataaaagtataatatagtaAGTCTATTGGCATAAGTACTTTCTTCACTCCAATAAAACCAATCATATGTATATCAAATACCTCATGAGTTTCAAGAGTATATTTTTCGTGTTCCTTCTTCTGTGCGTCATTGGgattttgaataattgttttCTCACCATCTATCTTAAATTGTTTCAACTGATGGCTCAACATTCCTTCAATTGGTTTACATTTATATGCCTCGCAAATTTTTTCTACTGTACCCGTTATTGTGTAAgtctgaaagaagaaaaaattagttgtatatatgtataactgCTACTATTATTTATGTGATGTTAATATGCACTTTATATTTTGTCTTACCTCTGTACCTGGCTTCAGAAGCCTTAATGCAGCTTGTGATGCAAAATGTGCAGCTAACACTACATCTGCCCTTCTACCACTAACTATTTTCTTTAGTGATGAACCTATAACAATAGTGTGTGCAACAACTGCTATGAAGCCATCAATGTGTGCCCCGAGATccctaaaaatattaattaacaaatgCTTAATAATACGAAGTATGCGTTACTTATAAAGTTCCAATAGCAAGTTCTCAAATGATAAACCTACACTTTCACCATATCCTCATCTTTAAGTATAAGATCTGGTTCGCTTGCAATCGGCGAGAAATGACAAATGCAGTTATTAACTGATATGCACGTAGGGAAAGCAATTcctttctttaattctttctctttcttgaAAACCATGCTAGTTTCCTGTAGCAACAGTTTGTCTCCGTATTCGCAAATCTCCCTTACGGATGCTCCTTCGACGCATTTATCTAAAACTTGCCTTAATACTTCTAAAATGAGAAATAATAACTTGTTATGTAACACGGTATTCCTGCTAcaagaaacattaaaacaaaaacgagaatttacagaaaattgttttacgcgcaattaaaaacaaatttacaaCTGTTATTCAAAGcacaaacaataaattaattgcaTCGTTGCgacgattaaaaaaattaataaaatatagaattgatAACGGGAACAGGTTCTAACGATTTTCCAATGACTGGTGGTCGTTATACAAACATGGAAACACGGCGTTTTGGGAGAGTGAATGAATTCTAGTTTATAAGTAAAAATGTTGGCCTCTGGTTAAAAAAGAATAACAGAGAGGATCTAGAACCGAATAGAAatgcattaataatttcttattcgatcgatcgttaaagaaaacatagaatatatcGGTCatcgatgaattattgaattgtaaCAGCCAATGCTGGTCTATCCCACATGGTAAGAGGGCCCGGCATTAGCCCGCCACATTCCATATGGCCAGCCGCAAAATAGAACGTTCAGGGGTTCGTGGCTCTACGAGATGGTACCACTTTTCATTTCTGCGCTTCATTAGAGAACGTTAAGTCGTTTCCTTACGATTTACGATGTTGCCGGCCATTTTATACTTGGTGACAACCAAGTCTTCGGCGATGGTCTTCTCATTCTCGTCTTTGTCCGCCATGTCTTCAGCACACTATGTTACGATCACGTGACTCGGACCTCCTTCGCAGTTGCTTCCTGTAACAGTCGGCGCTCCTGACCGTCTTGAACTGAATCGTGTGTTCCGAAATTTCCTATAGATGGTCACCACCAGAATCAGAACTCGAGACCACGGAACAATCATATTATCGATCATTTCATTTCCGTAATCATCAATATTCCTTTATCCATACCGATGTTCTCATgccattaaaagaaaaatataatatcgttttatattattattaattcgctTCTTAAATTGTCGGCTCGCCGCAATTTAATACCATTCGAAACTGTCGATTGATTGTTATAGATATTCAATGCAACAACCGGGATGAAAAGTTATTTTTAAGCAACATTCCTCGATAATCGTGTTAAtccgtttatataatttattttaaagtaaggtatttagaaaataaaagcaTGTATATTTTGTTGTTCCTCCTAAATTCGCAATGCCCAATGTTGGCCGACATGCGTCTTTCTAAAACGTGTTTCATGCCTTATGGATCCTGAGGTTGGTCCTGTGCTCCATCGAAACGCGAATTTGATTTGCATTCAGTTAAATTTGGGCAGCAATCATGTCTTCAGGTACGGTTTCTTCGAAATATATGGAACGACACTTAACGTTTCGtccgtttatttatattttcaacttcGGAATTGTTGGGCGTTGATgtgtttttacaattttgtcGCGACATAACCAAACTTCTCGCTAAATCCAGCATGCTTTCAATATTGTACCACCGTATATTCACGATTCCTTCGGAAAATGTCTGTTGACGGTTTCCTTGATTTTTTacaggaaagaaaggaaagaaaaagaagtgcATAACTGTCGGTTTAATGACATTTTTGGCTAAAGAGAATGAAACACCCACTGTGCTAATGAAACCAAGTTGGGCAGATGATATGGAAGATGAACATGGTAAAACAAGTTCATAAATACTTTATtcgtatcattttattttcataactttccaatgaatttttataaacaatggtATTTATACtggataatagtaataataattatattttcgttatatacaataataatttcagagaaaacaaattttacaaatagTAATTGAACATAAAAATTAACTGTATTCATCCATTGTATTGTAAGGAACAAAAGAAAGCTATATCTTGTAATTAAGtatctttaaatattaaaagctgATGCGTGCTCCAGATTTACAAtacgatttttttttttctgtatATCGTCAGACTACACATACAATTGATTTGCAAAACCATTGTTTATAACTTatctattattttacaatagaaGGAGGATATACATCAAGAAGCAGCAAAGAACCAGTGGTTCTTCCAACTGCTCCCAGAGCTGCAAGAGACCCGCACGGTCTTGATAACGATGTCCCAACTAATCCTCCCTATGTAGCATATCTTTCTAATCTTCCATATGAAGTGGATGAAGCATATCTaacagaatttttctctgaGATGAAGGTCAGGCTCTATTTAACacatttattcataaaatatccAATTTATCAGAATAATTTGCATTCTCAATACCTTTTAGATTTCGAGTATACGTCTACCAAAAGAATCTAATAAACTTAAGGGATTTGGATACGTTGAATTCGAAGATCGTCAGAGTTTAATCAGTGCTCTTAATTTATCCAATACTGTAAGTCTAATATTCTAAAATGTGAcgagaatattgtaaaatatgatAAAGGATCATAACTGATTTTACATTCATAGCCTATGAAAGCAAGAAGAGTACGAATCGACGTTTCGATCAGCGTCAATGACGATCGTCGCGGGGGTCGCATGGGTAGAGATAATCGTAGAGATAATTACGATGATTCTGACCGTTCATCTTGGAGATTGGATTGGAGAAGTGGTCCACGAGACAGTGCGCCTTCAGAGGGAGGAGATTCATATCGAAGTCGATACGACAAcagagagaaaagagaagatCGTGAAGGCggtaatacaataaatttttattatgctttcagaattattaatatacaaagaaCTAATGACGTCGATTTACTTATCACCTAGGTTTCGAGTTTGATAATAAGCCTGGTGGATGGCGTGAAAATACTGATAGAGGAAGACCAATGTTGAGAGATAGAGGTGGCGGTGCTGGTGGTGCTGGTGGTGCtggaggtggtggtggtggcggtggctTCAGAGCTGATTATGATCGGGATGGTCcacgaaaaccaacaaaattaCCACCGCCTGGGGACGGTAAACATATATCATCTTTAATatacaattctaaaataatcaTCGTCTGCCAAACGTTTTTGTTgagaaacatttctgtattttaGCTGAATCAAGAAGTAGGCCGAAATTGCAACTAAAACCCCGTACAAAACCTGTGGAAGCTGGTGCCGGAAACGATGGCCAACCTATAAAAGAAGATTCATCTACTGGACCACCTCCTGCTCC
This genomic window from Nomia melanderi isolate GNS246 chromosome 9, iyNomMela1, whole genome shotgun sequence contains:
- the LOC116432434 gene encoding proliferation-associated protein 2G4; translation: MADKDENEKTIAEDLVVTKYKMAGNIVNQVLRQVLDKCVEGASVREICEYGDKLLLQETSMVFKKEKELKKGIAFPTCISVNNCICHFSPIASEPDLILKDEDMVKVDLGAHIDGFIAVVAHTIVIGSSLKKIVSGRRADVVLAAHFASQAALRLLKPGTETYTITGTVEKICEAYKCKPIEGMLSHQLKQFKIDGEKTIIQNPNDAQKKEHEKYTLETHEVYAMDVLVSTGEGVGREQDTRVTIFKKTEETYQLKLKASRMFYSEVTHKHGLMPFNLRTFEDEKKAKMAVVECVSHRLIEPFHVLYEKPNEFAAQFKFTVLLMPNGPHKITGLPFDLKFYQSDCVVDDPELKSLLYTSANPKSAKKKKKKAVKSVGEVAMEVDARA
- the Uba3 gene encoding ubiquitin-like activating enzyme 3, which produces MMGSDHTHRRWSNLRKVLERSGPFCRPDFEPSSETLQFLLENCKILVVGAGGLGCELLKDLALMGFRHIHIIDMDTIELSNLNRQFLFRHKDIGLSKAEVAARFVNARIPGSDVVPHCCKIQDKDEEFYRQFHIVVCGLDSIVARRWINGMLLSLLIYENGELDKSSIIPLIDGGTEGFKGNARVILPGLTACIECTLDLYPPQVTYPLCTIANTPRLPEHCVEYVKVIQWPKENPFNCQIDGDDPQHINWIYEKSIERATQFGIQGLTYRLVQGVVKNIIPAVASTNAVIAATCATEAFKLASSCSASLNNFMVLNDLDGIYTYTYEAERKEDCVACSQIPKTIEISNLKFKLKDLIELLCERTDLQMKNPGLTANIDGKNKTLYMQTVPSIEEKTRENLTKTLIDLGLRDGNEINVADITTPNAIVLKLRFV
- the eIF4B gene encoding eukaryotic translation initiation factor 4B; translation: MSSGKKGKKKKCITVGLMTFLAKENETPTVLMKPSWADDMEDEHEGGYTSRSSKEPVVLPTAPRAARDPHGLDNDVPTNPPYVAYLSNLPYEVDEAYLTEFFSEMKISSIRLPKESNKLKGFGYVEFEDRQSLISALNLSNTPMKARRVRIDVSISVNDDRRGGRMGRDNRRDNYDDSDRSSWRLDWRSGPRDSAPSEGGDSYRSRYDNREKREDREGGFEFDNKPGGWRENTDRGRPMLRDRGGGAGGAGGAGGGGGGGGFRADYDRDGPRKPTKLPPPGDAESRSRPKLQLKPRTKPVEAGAGNDGQPIKEDSSTGPPPAPAPAPAPAPASASAPTPAPAPAPAPAPAPAPASAPTPAPAPAPTPSTNIFGAAKPVDTTARDREIEERLVKAYPDTKFKDEGESEKRGKDGTWNRRNGEGRDDKEKDRGRLTWRSEDDRSRRSERPAPQNNPVPSDQYGDSRGPTFSRGGPPPSKGPQRPNDTRGSDRERKDREKDDISRMPKAKDEQAPNFVASNKYSMLPDDVDPDNIDD